The following proteins are co-located in the Massilia litorea genome:
- a CDS encoding TonB-dependent receptor codes for MIKMSKMHRRVVHAHALLALGAAFPAGSALAQEAAPAASTGALQTVTVTAQRRTENIRDVPVSVSALRGEKLDVLVSGGEDIRLLAGKLPSLNVESSNGRTFPRFYIRGYGNTDFNTFASQPVSLIYDDVVQENPILKGFPIFDLQSVEVLRGPQGTLFGRNTPAGVVKFESEKPSLNKLEGYYNASIATHNTINVDGAVNVPLSKEWAMRFSALRQHRDDYVENFADLAQTQKRGDLDGYNEHAERVQFLYKPAGAFSALFNLHQRTTSGSARLFRANLIRKGTNDIADGLDLDRIVTNAQNFQNLTTRGANARLSWDLGDYKLYSVTGYETIGDYNSRGDIDGGTPAGPGFIPFQVETASKIEDLKQYSQEVRLESEYAGPLNWQAGVYWFDESATGGSDNFSSTTGARTSRLFSRQDNTAWAVFGSATYKVSSVFDVRGGLRYTKDKKDFNTVVNENVVQIGDTGVNTSKAKVSWDLSGTYKLTPSVNVYGRVATGFRAPSIAAASASVPITVADAETITSVEAGVKADLFDRRGRVAFSVYDYTVKDQQLTVVGGNSNVNRLINADKTKGRGVELDVEAAISPSLRVTGSTSYNYTQIRDASLSVNRCGSCTILDPINAANRVVINGNMLPQAPRWIVNATARWSAPVADGEVFVFTDWSYRSKINFFLYEAAEFTGKPLTEGGLRLGYTWANGKYEAAVFGRNILDQRRITGAIDFNNLTGFTNEPRTWGVQFKGNF; via the coding sequence ATGATCAAGATGTCCAAGATGCACCGCCGCGTCGTGCACGCGCACGCTCTGCTGGCGCTGGGCGCCGCCTTTCCGGCCGGTTCGGCCCTGGCCCAGGAAGCAGCCCCGGCCGCCAGCACCGGCGCCCTGCAGACCGTGACCGTCACCGCCCAGCGGCGCACCGAAAACATCCGCGACGTGCCGGTGTCGGTCTCGGCCCTGCGCGGCGAAAAGCTCGACGTGCTGGTGTCGGGCGGCGAGGACATCCGCCTGCTGGCCGGCAAGCTCCCGAGCCTGAACGTGGAATCGTCGAACGGCCGTACCTTCCCGCGTTTCTACATCCGGGGCTACGGCAATACCGATTTCAACACCTTCGCCTCGCAGCCGGTCTCCCTGATCTATGACGACGTGGTGCAGGAAAACCCGATTCTGAAAGGCTTCCCGATCTTCGACCTGCAGAGCGTCGAAGTGCTGCGCGGGCCGCAGGGCACCCTGTTCGGCCGCAACACCCCGGCCGGCGTGGTGAAATTCGAATCCGAGAAGCCGAGCCTGAACAAGCTCGAAGGCTATTACAACGCCTCCATTGCAACCCACAACACGATCAACGTCGACGGCGCCGTCAACGTGCCGCTCTCGAAAGAATGGGCGATGCGCTTCTCGGCCCTGCGCCAGCACCGCGACGATTACGTGGAAAACTTCGCCGACCTCGCCCAGACCCAGAAGCGCGGCGACCTCGACGGCTACAACGAACACGCCGAACGCGTGCAATTCCTGTACAAGCCGGCCGGCGCCTTCAGCGCCCTGTTCAACCTGCACCAGCGCACCACGAGCGGCAGCGCGCGCCTGTTCCGTGCCAACCTGATCCGCAAGGGCACGAACGACATCGCCGACGGCCTCGATCTCGACCGCATCGTCACGAACGCGCAGAACTTCCAGAATCTGACCACCCGCGGCGCCAACGCCCGCCTGTCCTGGGACCTGGGCGACTATAAACTGTATTCGGTCACCGGCTACGAGACCATTGGCGACTACAACAGCCGCGGCGACATCGACGGCGGCACCCCGGCCGGTCCCGGCTTCATCCCTTTCCAGGTCGAGACCGCCAGCAAGATCGAGGACCTGAAGCAGTACAGCCAGGAAGTGCGCCTCGAATCCGAATACGCCGGCCCCCTGAACTGGCAGGCAGGCGTGTACTGGTTCGACGAATCGGCTACCGGCGGCAGCGACAATTTCAGCAGCACGACCGGCGCGCGCACCTCGCGCCTGTTCAGCCGCCAGGACAATACGGCCTGGGCCGTGTTCGGTTCGGCCACTTATAAAGTCTCGAGCGTGTTCGATGTCCGTGGCGGCCTGCGCTACACGAAGGACAAGAAGGATTTCAATACGGTCGTCAACGAAAACGTGGTGCAGATCGGCGACACCGGCGTGAACACCAGTAAGGCGAAGGTCAGCTGGGACCTGTCCGGTACCTACAAGCTGACCCCGTCCGTAAACGTGTATGGCCGCGTCGCCACCGGCTTCCGCGCGCCGAGTATCGCGGCGGCCTCGGCCTCGGTGCCGATCACGGTGGCCGATGCCGAGACCATCACCTCGGTCGAAGCCGGCGTGAAGGCCGACCTGTTCGACCGCCGCGGCCGGGTCGCCTTCTCGGTCTACGACTACACGGTCAAGGACCAGCAGCTGACCGTCGTGGGCGGTAACTCGAACGTCAACCGCCTGATCAACGCGGATAAAACCAAGGGCCGCGGTGTCGAGCTCGACGTCGAGGCGGCGATCAGCCCGTCGCTGCGCGTGACCGGCAGCACCAGCTACAACTACACGCAAATCCGCGACGCCAGCCTGTCGGTGAACCGCTGCGGTTCCTGCACCATCCTGGATCCGATCAACGCCGCCAACCGCGTCGTCATCAACGGCAACATGCTGCCGCAGGCGCCGCGCTGGATCGTCAACGCCACCGCGCGCTGGAGCGCGCCGGTCGCCGACGGCGAGGTGTTCGTGTTTACCGACTGGTCGTATCGCAGCAAGATCAATTTCTTCCTGTACGAAGCGGCCGAGTTCACCGGCAAGCCGCTGACCGAAGGCGGCCTGCGCCTGGGTTACACCTGGGCAAATGGCAAGTATGAAGCGGCCGTGTTCGGCCGTAACATCCTCGACCAGCGCCGCATCACGGGCGCCATCGACTTCAACAACCTGACGGGCTTCACCAATGAGCCGCGTACCTGGGGCGTTCAATTCAAGGGTAACTTTTAA
- a CDS encoding PAS domain-containing protein: MQHTSPSAPLLDTNALGLQLFESSPDCLKLLSNDGHIVAMNRNGICAMEIDDFKRFAGALWKSFWPQESQAAVDAALALARAGGIGQFKAYCPTAAGTPRWWEVMVTAVRAEDGQLQHLLAVSRDVTAAHETGVERERLLKEVQATNARMADIFNQTPAFMAVFSGPDHVIELINERYQQLVGKRDPVGQPIRQALPEVEGQGFFELLDEVYRTGEPFTGTDMPVMLQRQPGAALEERFIDLVFTALRDPDGAITGLLVHGVDQTERTLAAEKLRASEERYRTLFESMDQGFAILEMIFDAGNKPVDYRFLEMNGMFERHTGLAEATGKTARELVPELDRFWFDTYGRVALTGEAVRFESEAAALGRWFDVYATPIGGAGSGRVALLFSDITARKRSDEQLRHLAADLSEADRRKTEFLATLAHELRNPLAPIRSGLGLMRLSGDNAGAVRRVREMMERQVGHMVHLIDDLLDVARISGGKLELKRERAGLARILSSAVETSMPLIEAARHRLNVALPDQELVVDADVTRIAQVVANLLNNAAKYTPAGGRIDLSLRDDGEFAVVTVSDTGVGIPADSLISVFDMFKQVERHVERAQGGLGIGLSLVRRLVEMHGGSVTAASAGAGKGSTFEVRLPLAASGATQAPAAQAGDAGAAAGPCPGLRVLVVDDNVDAALTLSMILEASGHTTRVAHDGVAALQAAVEFMPQVAFLDIGMPGLNGYETASAMRIKPGLESITLVALTGWGTDSDRLRSSDAGFDHHLTKPAQLGAVQDLLARLAHA; encoded by the coding sequence ATGCAGCATACCTCCCCTAGCGCTCCCCTCCTCGACACCAACGCCCTGGGACTGCAACTGTTCGAAAGCAGTCCCGATTGCCTGAAACTGCTCAGCAATGACGGCCATATCGTGGCGATGAACCGGAACGGCATCTGCGCCATGGAAATCGACGATTTCAAGCGCTTTGCCGGGGCGCTATGGAAATCCTTCTGGCCACAGGAAAGCCAGGCGGCGGTCGATGCGGCGCTGGCGCTGGCGCGGGCCGGCGGCATCGGCCAATTCAAGGCCTACTGCCCGACCGCCGCGGGCACCCCACGCTGGTGGGAAGTCATGGTCACCGCGGTGCGCGCCGAAGACGGCCAGCTGCAACATCTGCTGGCGGTCTCGCGCGACGTGACTGCGGCGCATGAGACCGGCGTCGAGCGCGAACGGCTGCTCAAGGAGGTGCAGGCCACCAACGCGCGCATGGCCGACATCTTCAACCAGACACCCGCCTTCATGGCCGTGTTCAGCGGCCCCGACCACGTCATCGAGCTGATCAACGAACGTTACCAGCAACTGGTCGGCAAGCGCGACCCGGTCGGCCAGCCGATACGCCAGGCGCTGCCGGAAGTCGAGGGCCAGGGGTTTTTCGAATTGCTCGATGAGGTCTACCGCACGGGCGAACCGTTCACCGGCACCGACATGCCCGTCATGCTGCAGCGCCAACCGGGTGCGGCGCTGGAGGAACGCTTCATCGACCTGGTCTTCACGGCCCTGCGCGATCCGGACGGCGCCATTACCGGCCTGCTGGTCCATGGCGTCGACCAGACCGAGCGCACGCTCGCCGCGGAAAAGCTGCGCGCCAGCGAAGAACGCTACCGGACCCTGTTCGAGTCGATGGACCAGGGTTTCGCCATCCTCGAGATGATCTTCGACGCTGGGAACAAGCCGGTCGATTACCGTTTCCTCGAGATGAACGGCATGTTCGAGCGCCACACGGGCCTGGCCGAGGCCACCGGCAAGACGGCCAGGGAACTGGTGCCGGAACTCGACCGATTCTGGTTCGATACCTACGGCCGCGTCGCGCTGACCGGCGAAGCGGTCCGCTTCGAGAGCGAAGCGGCCGCGCTCGGACGCTGGTTCGATGTCTACGCCACGCCGATCGGCGGCGCCGGCAGCGGCAGGGTCGCCCTCCTGTTTTCCGACATCACGGCCAGGAAGCGCTCCGACGAGCAGCTGCGCCACCTGGCGGCCGACCTGTCCGAAGCGGACCGGAGAAAAACGGAATTCCTGGCGACGCTGGCGCACGAGCTGCGCAATCCGCTGGCGCCGATTCGCAGCGGCCTGGGTCTCATGCGCCTGTCCGGCGACAATGCCGGCGCGGTGCGCAGAGTGCGCGAGATGATGGAGCGGCAGGTCGGCCACATGGTCCACCTGATCGACGACCTGCTCGACGTGGCCCGCATCAGCGGCGGCAAGCTCGAACTCAAGCGCGAGCGGGCGGGCCTGGCCAGGATCCTCTCGAGTGCGGTGGAAACGAGCATGCCGCTGATCGAGGCGGCGCGGCACCGCCTGAACGTGGCGCTTCCCGACCAGGAACTGGTGGTCGATGCGGACGTCACCCGGATCGCCCAGGTGGTGGCGAACCTGCTCAACAACGCCGCCAAGTACACCCCCGCCGGCGGACGCATCGACCTGTCGCTGCGCGACGACGGGGAATTTGCCGTCGTGACCGTGTCCGATACCGGGGTCGGCATCCCGGCCGATTCCTTGATCAGCGTGTTCGACATGTTCAAGCAGGTCGAGCGCCACGTGGAACGTGCCCAGGGCGGCCTCGGCATCGGGCTGTCGCTGGTGCGGCGCCTGGTCGAGATGCACGGCGGTTCGGTGACGGCGGCCAGTGCCGGCGCCGGCAAGGGCAGCACCTTCGAAGTCAGGCTGCCGCTGGCCGCCAGTGGCGCCACGCAGGCGCCTGCCGCCCAGGCGGGAGACGCCGGCGCGGCAGCCGGCCCGTGCCCGGGCTTACGGGTGCTGGTGGTCGACGACAACGTGGATGCGGCCTTGACCCTCTCGATGATCCTCGAGGCCAGCGGACACACGACGCGGGTGGCGCACGACGGCGTGGCGGCCCTGCAGGCGGCCGTTGAATTCATGCCGCAGGTCGCCTTCCTCGATATCGGCATGCCCGGGCTGAACGGGTATGAAACCGCCAGCGCCATGCGCATCAAACCGGGACTGGAAAGCATCACCCTGGTCGCGCTGACCGGATGGGGGACCGACAGCGACCGCCTGCGCTCGAGCGATGCGGGTTTCGATCACCACCTGACGAAACCGGCGCAATTGGGCGCGGTGCAGGATCTGCTGGCGCGCCTGGCGCACGCGTGA
- a CDS encoding GGDEF domain-containing protein yields MIDHHLYMLAVGIGNIAFALLMVPYLRSTGATPGLKVWMWARMAFGATQLLAVVRPATGLPVLAIAESAGWIAGLMLEAAAYAMFFGYPQLRRYLVPVSALYLLLACAASLNGLPHLQLIVYVSLAMGLGSFTTGAILMHPRLPGATALQRLIGATDMGAGATLAVWAVIVLAGHSVPQWGEAMAYIAGYLLLIVNGCGFILMSKQRDDARMERLATTDDLTGLLNRRAFFARAEAARLLALRLRQPITVLMLDIDHFKQLNDRFGHATGDEALVKFSATCMDSLREHDILGRLGGEEFALALPGTDLGGAMHAAERLRQGVLDTRLLTCGNSYTMTVSVGVVLIDPEEDLATALARADHALYEAKRNGRNRVEAGLVGRRRA; encoded by the coding sequence GTGATCGATCATCACCTTTACATGCTGGCAGTCGGCATCGGCAACATTGCGTTTGCCCTGCTGATGGTGCCCTATTTGCGCAGCACCGGCGCGACCCCTGGCCTGAAGGTATGGATGTGGGCGCGCATGGCCTTCGGCGCGACCCAGCTGCTGGCAGTGGTGCGTCCGGCCACGGGCTTGCCGGTGCTGGCGATCGCGGAATCGGCGGGCTGGATCGCCGGCCTGATGCTCGAGGCGGCGGCCTATGCCATGTTCTTCGGCTATCCCCAGTTGCGGCGCTACCTGGTGCCGGTCTCGGCGCTCTACCTGCTGCTGGCCTGCGCCGCCTCCCTGAACGGCTTGCCGCACCTGCAGCTGATCGTCTATGTATCGCTGGCGATGGGTCTCGGGTCATTCACGACAGGCGCGATCCTGATGCATCCGCGCCTGCCCGGCGCGACCGCCCTGCAACGCCTGATCGGCGCCACCGACATGGGCGCCGGCGCCACCCTGGCGGTCTGGGCGGTGATTGTGCTTGCCGGCCATTCCGTTCCGCAATGGGGCGAAGCGATGGCGTATATCGCCGGCTACCTGCTGCTGATCGTGAACGGCTGCGGTTTCATCCTGATGAGCAAGCAGCGCGACGATGCGCGCATGGAGCGCCTGGCCACGACCGACGACCTGACCGGCCTGCTGAACCGCCGCGCCTTCTTCGCCCGCGCCGAGGCGGCGCGCCTCCTCGCGCTGCGCCTGCGCCAGCCGATTACCGTCCTGATGCTCGACATCGACCATTTCAAGCAGCTCAACGACCGCTTCGGCCATGCGACGGGCGACGAGGCGCTCGTCAAATTTTCCGCGACCTGCATGGATTCGCTGCGCGAGCACGACATCCTGGGCCGCCTGGGCGGAGAAGAGTTCGCGCTGGCGCTGCCGGGCACCGACCTCGGCGGCGCAATGCACGCCGCCGAGCGCCTGCGCCAGGGCGTGCTCGACACCCGCCTGCTCACCTGCGGCAACAGTTATACGATGACGGTCAGCGTCGGCGTGGTCCTGATCGACCCCGAGGAAGATTTAGCCACCGCACTCGCGCGCGCCGACCACGCGCTGTACGAGGCCAAGAGAAACGGACGCAATCGGGTCGAGGCCGGTTTAGTGGGCCGGCGCCGCGCCTGA
- the dinB gene encoding DNA polymerase IV — MNVPARKIIHCDCDCFYASVEMRDDPSLRGRPLAVGGRPDQRGVVATCNYEARRFGIHSAMATAQAMKLCPELLVIPPAMEKYRIASRQIMEIYSDYTDLVEPLSLDEAYLDVSNSPHCKGSATLIAQEIRKRIFETVGITASAGVAPNKFVAKIASDWNKPDGLFLVRPEEVDAFVSALPVKKLHGVGKVTAAKLNKLGAQTCLDLRGWTMQELQHHFGSFGARLHDLCRGIDNREVSPERERKSVSTEETYTNDVPDLPACLALLPELYEHLLGRIKRAGAEKFINKLFIKIKFSDFQQTTVECVAYAPHLPTFARLMETGWLRASRPVRLLGVGVRLGDSEHVEQLSLFDEHATH; from the coding sequence GTGAACGTCCCCGCACGTAAAATCATCCATTGCGATTGCGACTGTTTTTATGCCTCGGTCGAGATGCGCGACGATCCGTCCCTGCGCGGGCGTCCGCTCGCCGTGGGTGGCCGGCCCGACCAGCGCGGCGTCGTCGCGACCTGCAATTACGAGGCGCGCCGCTTCGGCATCCATTCGGCGATGGCGACCGCCCAGGCCATGAAACTGTGCCCGGAATTATTGGTCATTCCGCCGGCGATGGAGAAATACCGGATCGCCTCGCGCCAGATCATGGAGATCTACAGCGACTACACGGACCTGGTCGAACCGCTCTCGCTCGACGAAGCCTACCTGGACGTTTCGAATTCCCCGCACTGCAAGGGCAGCGCCACCCTGATCGCGCAGGAAATCCGCAAACGGATTTTCGAGACCGTCGGCATCACCGCCTCGGCCGGCGTGGCGCCGAACAAATTCGTCGCGAAAATCGCCAGCGACTGGAACAAGCCGGACGGCCTGTTCCTGGTGCGGCCGGAAGAAGTGGATGCCTTCGTCTCGGCGCTGCCGGTGAAAAAACTGCACGGTGTCGGTAAAGTGACGGCCGCCAAGCTGAATAAACTGGGTGCGCAGACCTGCCTTGATTTGCGCGGCTGGACAATGCAGGAGCTGCAACACCACTTCGGCAGTTTTGGTGCGCGCCTGCATGACCTGTGCCGGGGCATCGACAACCGCGAAGTCAGCCCGGAGCGCGAACGCAAATCGGTCAGCACCGAGGAAACGTATACCAACGACGTCCCCGACCTGCCGGCCTGCCTGGCGCTGCTGCCCGAGTTATATGAACACCTGCTGGGCCGGATAAAACGTGCCGGTGCCGAAAAATTCATCAATAAGCTGTTCATTAAAATCAAATTTTCCGATTTCCAGCAGACCACCGTCGAGTGCGTCGCCTATGCACCGCACCTGCCCACCTTCGCGCGCCTGATGGAGACCGGCTGGCTGCGTGCCAGCCGCCCCGTACGCCTGCTGGGCGTGGGCGTGCGCCTGGGCGACAGCGAACATGTCGAGCAGCTGAGCCTGTTTGACGAACACGCAACACATTAA
- a CDS encoding S8 family peptidase, whose product MKSTQSIYPSLLKVAVAVSIATASLGFGSAIAAGSAPEAQAAGTTQYILHTDRLIVKYKDANVGSAKATVPTAMTAARQAIADRAGQQFGMRLQALHHIATGAQVLKIDRKVSLQEASALAKELMARDSSIEYAEPDRIMTKMATANDPYYAQQWDYTDATGGLRLPGAWDLSTGTGVNVAVIDTGYRPHADLSGQFVGGYDFISDTAVANDGNGRDADPSDPGDWIAANECYAGNTAQNSSWHGTHVSGTIAAKTNNSLGIAGVAYNAKIVPVRVLGKCGGYTSDIADAIIWASGGTVTGVPANANVAKVINMSLGGGGACDTTTQNAINSARSRGTVVVVAAGNENQNASNSNPANCTGVIAVAATGKTGAKASYSNYGTVVDVAAPGGDGANSILSTLNSGTTTPGSDNYVGYQGTSMATPHVAGVAALMLSKNPALTPDDIEAKLKSTARAFPGTCSQCGTGIVDAAAAVAAASGATAPTISETESNNTISTANAISTSGTTVNGTMSASTDSDYFVIQLPPGKTLTATMTPGLSTADYDVYSYNSAGTQLTASENGAGATDTASVVNNGSTTAPVYVRVKYYSGGTGSTNGKYTLKATW is encoded by the coding sequence ATGAAGTCGACGCAATCGATTTACCCGAGTTTGTTGAAAGTCGCTGTAGCTGTCTCCATCGCCACCGCCTCGCTGGGCTTCGGCTCCGCCATCGCCGCAGGCAGCGCGCCTGAAGCCCAGGCCGCGGGCACCACGCAATATATCCTCCACACCGACCGCCTGATCGTCAAATACAAGGATGCCAACGTCGGCAGCGCCAAGGCCACCGTGCCGACGGCCATGACGGCGGCACGCCAGGCGATTGCCGACCGCGCCGGCCAGCAGTTCGGCATGCGCCTCCAGGCCCTGCACCATATCGCCACCGGCGCCCAGGTGCTGAAGATCGACCGCAAGGTGTCGCTGCAGGAAGCGTCGGCGCTGGCGAAGGAACTGATGGCACGCGACAGCTCGATCGAATACGCTGAGCCCGACCGCATCATGACCAAGATGGCCACGGCCAACGACCCGTATTACGCGCAGCAGTGGGATTACACCGACGCGACCGGCGGCCTGCGCCTGCCCGGCGCCTGGGACCTCTCGACCGGTACCGGCGTGAACGTTGCCGTGATCGACACCGGCTACCGTCCACACGCCGACCTTTCCGGCCAGTTCGTCGGCGGCTACGACTTCATTTCCGACACCGCGGTGGCCAACGACGGCAACGGCCGCGACGCCGACCCGTCCGACCCGGGCGACTGGATCGCCGCCAACGAGTGCTACGCCGGCAATACCGCACAGAACTCGAGCTGGCACGGCACCCACGTGTCCGGCACCATCGCCGCCAAGACCAATAACAGCCTGGGCATCGCCGGCGTCGCCTACAACGCCAAGATCGTGCCCGTGCGCGTGCTCGGCAAGTGCGGCGGCTACACCTCGGACATCGCCGACGCGATCATCTGGGCCTCGGGTGGTACCGTGACCGGCGTGCCGGCCAACGCCAACGTGGCCAAGGTCATCAACATGTCGCTCGGCGGCGGCGGCGCTTGCGATACCACGACCCAGAACGCGATCAACAGTGCCCGTTCGCGCGGCACCGTCGTCGTCGTCGCGGCCGGCAACGAAAACCAGAACGCCAGCAACTCGAATCCGGCCAACTGCACCGGCGTCATCGCCGTGGCGGCAACCGGCAAGACGGGCGCGAAGGCATCGTATTCGAACTACGGTACCGTGGTCGACGTGGCGGCACCAGGCGGCGACGGTGCCAACAGCATCCTGTCGACGCTCAACAGCGGCACCACGACCCCGGGTTCCGACAACTACGTCGGCTACCAGGGTACCTCGATGGCGACCCCGCACGTTGCCGGCGTGGCTGCACTGATGCTGTCGAAGAACCCTGCGCTGACGCCGGACGACATTGAAGCCAAGCTCAAGAGCACCGCACGCGCTTTCCCGGGCACCTGCTCGCAGTGCGGCACCGGTATCGTCGACGCGGCAGCCGCCGTCGCCGCCGCCAGCGGCGCGACCGCGCCGACGATCTCGGAAACCGAGTCGAACAACACGATCTCGACCGCGAACGCGATCTCGACCAGCGGCACCACCGTCAACGGCACCATGAGCGCCTCGACCGACAGCGACTACTTCGTCATCCAGCTGCCGCCCGGTAAGACGCTGACCGCCACGATGACCCCGGGCCTGTCGACCGCCGACTACGACGTGTACAGCTACAACAGTGCAGGTACGCAGCTGACCGCCAGCGAAAACGGCGCCGGCGCGACCGATACCGCTTCGGTGGTGAATAACGGCAGCACCACCGCGCCAGTCTATGTGCGCGTGAAGTACTACAGCGGCGGCACCGGTTCGACCAACGGCAAGTACACGCTGAAGGCGACCTGGTAA
- a CDS encoding recombination-associated protein RdgC has protein sequence MWFKNLQIYRLPAPWAFTPEQMEEALAPLAFTPANSNELLRQGWDAPRPNGGLVHVVNKQMLMMLGTEKKLLPSSVINQVAKAKAAELEEQQGFPPGKKAMKELKERVADELLPRAFTIRSNTWTWIDPVNGWLVVDAASPAKADDVVKLLLKGVDRMPLESLRVQRSPVAVMTGWLEADEAPYNFTIDQDTELRATGESRAAVRYVKHSLDPDDIRRHIAAGKQCTRLAMTWNSRVSFVLTESLAIKGIKPLDVINEGGAVTNSDDERFDNDMMLMTGELAKMLADVVEALGGEAKA, from the coding sequence ATGTGGTTCAAGAATCTTCAGATTTACCGCCTGCCCGCACCATGGGCCTTCACGCCTGAACAGATGGAGGAGGCGCTCGCGCCACTGGCCTTCACGCCGGCGAACAGCAATGAACTGCTGCGCCAGGGCTGGGATGCGCCGCGTCCGAACGGCGGCCTGGTTCACGTCGTCAACAAGCAGATGCTGATGATGCTCGGCACCGAAAAGAAGCTGCTGCCGAGCTCGGTGATCAACCAGGTCGCCAAGGCGAAAGCGGCCGAGCTGGAAGAGCAGCAGGGCTTCCCGCCAGGCAAGAAGGCGATGAAAGAACTGAAGGAACGCGTGGCCGACGAACTGCTGCCGCGCGCATTCACGATCCGCAGCAATACCTGGACCTGGATCGACCCGGTCAACGGCTGGCTGGTTGTCGATGCCGCCAGCCCGGCCAAGGCCGATGACGTGGTCAAGCTGCTGCTGAAAGGCGTCGACCGCATGCCGCTCGAGTCGCTGCGCGTGCAGCGTTCGCCGGTGGCCGTGATGACCGGCTGGCTGGAAGCCGACGAGGCGCCATATAACTTCACGATCGACCAGGACACGGAACTGCGTGCCACCGGAGAGAGCCGCGCGGCTGTCCGTTACGTGAAACACTCGCTCGATCCGGACGACATCCGCCGCCACATCGCCGCAGGTAAACAGTGCACGCGCCTGGCCATGACCTGGAACAGCCGCGTCAGCTTCGTGCTGACCGAATCGCTGGCGATCAAGGGCATCAAACCGCTGGACGTCATCAACGAAGGCGGCGCCGTCACCAACAGCGACGACGAGCGTTTCGATAACGACATGATGCTGATGACCGGCGAGCTGGCGAAGATGCTGGCCGACGTGGTGGAAGCCTTGGGCGGCGAAGCCAAGGCCTGA